The following DNA comes from Methanosarcina vacuolata Z-761.
GTACATTTAAGAGTGCTTAAAGGAGCGCGTCCAGGGACACGTTCAGAGACAGTTTCTTGTTTTTTTCTATTAGTTCCTTGCTGAGAAAGTTCTCGCTAGAACTAAAATTTCTGAGTTATGATTATTTTTGCAGGTCTTATTCTTTCCAGGCTTTTACCGGCCTTTATGAGGACCGAAACGGATATTGGAGACTTAATGACTGCGTAAAAAATAAAAGCGCGGGCAGATAAATATTTATAATAAGTATAAGTAGTTTATATTGAGGTAAAAAAATAAGAACTTTATAGTGGGGGAATTACATACATGAAGATTAGAGTAGTTAGTTCCAGAGAGGAAATATTCACTCTCAATCCTAATGAGCGTGTTGTTCATCTGGCCTTCAGACCTTCGAACAAAGACATTTTTGCACTCGTTGAAACCTGTCCGAAAATTGAGGTAATTCAGTTGCCCAAATCTTATAGGCGCACGGTTTCGAAATCTATAGAAATGTTCCTTGAGATGCAGAGGATCCAGCTTATCGAAGGTGATGTCTGGGGTCACAGGAAGGATATTAACGAATACTACAGTATTCCTTCTTCAGTCATTGACAAAATAAGGGAGCTAAAATCGGAGGGAACACCTGCTGAAAGAATCGAAGAAAAGGTCGCAAGGGAAAGCAAACTAAATCCTGAGATGGTTGCATATATCCTGACCAAGGAAGCTTCTGCCTGAATAAGTATCAGCCCAGAAATTTTCACTAGATTCTTGAGTGCAGATAAAGCCATATGAATAGTCTCAAATCTTTGAGAATATCCTTTATCATCCAGATTCCAGCTTAAACCTTCAATTTTTAAGGAGCCTTAATAGGTTCCCTGATCCTGGACAGTAGCGTGAGCTTTCCGGGGCAGGGAGACTCCATCTGTTTTTTTAATTATTGTGCAATTGTTGTGCATTTTTGATGATCCGTTTGTATTTGATTTGAATTATATATATGGAGATCATATGTTTATATATGGGATAAAACGCCATCCACAAATAAATAATCGTAAAGTTATAACTCGAAAGAAAAAAGCCAGTGATAAAAGGCTTACAGAAGAAAATTTAAAAAATCGTTGTTTGGAAAGTTAAGAAATAATAGAAATTGGATAAACCGGAATAAAATAAAGCCTGAAATTTCAGGCTTCGTAGTATCCAATTTCTTCTTTTGTAAGATAACATGCAGGGTCATCTGCCCATACATTTCCATATACAGCTTCGGCACGTACCCTGAAATTCCCATTGCAAACATCGAGCCATTTGCACCTGGCACAACGGTCTCCGTGAACTTTTATAAGGGGTTTTCGGTTTTTAAGCCCTGCCATGATTTCATCGCTCAGGTCAGTCCAGATTTCACTGAATGGGCGTTCCCGCACATTTCCAAAGGAATAGTGCCTCCAGAACTGGTCGGCATGTACCGCCCCGTCCCAGGATACGCAGCCTATACCTATCCCTGAAGAATTTCCCTGGTTCATGGAAAGAAGTTCAAATACCTTGGCAGCCCTTTCAGGATTTTCTTTGAGGAGCTTCATGTACAGGTAGGGGCCGTCACAA
Coding sequences within:
- a CDS encoding DUF1699 family protein, which gives rise to MKIRVVSSREEIFTLNPNERVVHLAFRPSNKDIFALVETCPKIEVIQLPKSYRRTVSKSIEMFLEMQRIQLIEGDVWGHRKDINEYYSIPSSVIDKIRELKSEGTPAERIEEKVARESKLNPEMVAYILTKEASA